In the Sediminibacter sp. Hel_I_10 genome, one interval contains:
- a CDS encoding trimeric intracellular cation channel family protein, with protein sequence MFIQIIDILGTVAFAISGVLVALDKRMDAFGVLIIAFVTAVGGGSLRDVMVGIEPVSWMTNMTYVYVIIGSAAFAVLLRNKIAYLRTSLFLFDTIGIGLYTVVGIETALIAGLHPIICIALGTMTACFGGVIRDILCNEIPVIFRKEIYATACILGGMTYFLLRKFVADNNFIFVVAGAVVIATRLLAVKFKISLPSLYKTGDDLAA encoded by the coding sequence ATGTTTATACAAATTATAGATATTTTAGGAACGGTAGCCTTTGCGATTTCAGGCGTTTTGGTAGCGTTAGATAAAAGAATGGATGCCTTTGGTGTGCTCATTATCGCCTTTGTTACCGCTGTTGGTGGTGGTTCTTTACGGGACGTTATGGTTGGTATAGAGCCTGTGTCATGGATGACCAATATGACCTATGTTTACGTCATTATCGGATCTGCTGCTTTTGCTGTTTTGCTTCGGAATAAAATAGCGTATTTGAGAACCTCTTTGTTTTTATTTGACACTATTGGGATTGGTCTTTATACTGTGGTTGGTATTGAAACTGCTTTGATTGCTGGTTTGCACCCTATCATTTGCATTGCACTTGGTACGATGACCGCTTGTTTTGGTGGTGTAATTCGTGATATCCTTTGTAATGAGATTCCTGTAATTTTCAGAAAGGAGATCTATGCCACGGCTTGCATATTAGGAGGCATGACCTATTTTTTACTTCGGAAATTTGTAGCAGACAACAACTTCATCTTTGTAGTTGCAGGAGCAGTAGTCATCGCTACCAGACTTTTGGCGGTTAAATTTAAGATTAGCCTGCCAAGTTTGTACAAGACTGGTGATGACCTTGCAGCTTAG
- a CDS encoding RDD family protein, producing MVELQINTTQNVNINFIAASVGERILAFVIDIIIKIAYVVVTYQLVFNLFHIDDMVSDMDQWSQIAIYVSFYLPVVFYSLLFETFLDGQTPGKRIIKIKVVKIDGYQASLADYMIRWFFRIIDLNLLGPLFGPVVALITIVSSDKNQRLGDMTAGTSVITLKNKVTISHTILEELGEDYIPTYPNVIKLSDNDARIIKETFVRARASKDYATLIKLRKKIVEVVGIKDYNEEDIQFIDVILKDYNYYTQNM from the coding sequence ATGGTAGAGTTACAAATAAACACCACTCAAAATGTGAATATAAATTTCATCGCTGCTAGCGTTGGAGAGCGCATTTTGGCCTTTGTAATAGACATTATTATTAAGATTGCTTATGTGGTGGTAACGTATCAATTGGTCTTCAATTTATTTCATATCGACGATATGGTGAGCGATATGGACCAGTGGTCTCAGATTGCTATTTACGTAAGTTTTTATTTGCCTGTGGTCTTTTATTCGTTGCTATTTGAAACGTTTTTGGATGGGCAAACCCCTGGTAAGCGCATTATAAAAATAAAGGTGGTTAAGATTGATGGTTATCAAGCCTCTTTGGCAGATTATATGATTCGTTGGTTTTTCAGAATTATTGACTTAAATCTATTAGGTCCGCTGTTTGGCCCTGTTGTGGCTTTAATTACCATTGTATCTAGTGACAAGAATCAGCGATTGGGTGATATGACGGCAGGGACCTCGGTGATAACCCTTAAGAATAAGGTAACCATTAGCCATACTATTTTGGAGGAGTTGGGTGAAGATTATATACCCACTTATCCTAATGTGATAAAGCTTTCAGATAATGATGCCCGAATTATTAAAGAAACGTTTGTGCGGGCTAGGGCTTCTAAAGATTATGCGACGTTGATTAAACTTCGGAAGAAAATTGTAGAGGTGGTCGGTATCAAAGACTACAATGAAGAAGACATCCAGTTTATTGATGTTATTTTAAAAGACTACAACTACTACACCCAAAACATGTAA
- a CDS encoding stage II sporulation protein M: MREVAFIKQNKEKWLSFEKAIFGKTLKNPDELASLYIQLVNDLSYAQTYYPKSKTILYLNNLAAKAFQKIYKTKREDTNRFLHFWKIEVPMIVYEYRRYVLYAFIIFLSFMAIGAVSAAYDDSFVRLILSDGYVNETLENIEAGDPVAVYKSGSNWGSFIGITLNNLYVGIKSFIFGVFGGLGTGLVMMYNGIMVGAFQYFFYQEGVLWESVRGIWIHGSMEIFAIVIEGAAGLILGASILFPKTFSRLTSFKMGVKNGVKILISTFPFTIAAGFLEGYVTRYSNVMPNWLSVGIILVTLSMISFYYLVYPFILNAKLKNNHAATL; encoded by the coding sequence ATGAGAGAAGTTGCGTTTATTAAGCAAAACAAAGAAAAATGGCTCAGTTTTGAAAAGGCCATTTTTGGCAAAACGCTTAAAAATCCAGACGAACTTGCTTCGCTTTACATTCAATTGGTCAACGACCTATCCTACGCTCAAACTTACTATCCCAAAAGTAAAACAATTCTTTATTTAAACAACTTAGCCGCAAAGGCTTTTCAAAAAATTTACAAGACCAAACGCGAGGACACCAATAGATTCCTGCATTTCTGGAAGATAGAAGTCCCCATGATTGTTTATGAATACCGAAGATATGTATTGTACGCCTTCATTATTTTTTTAAGTTTTATGGCCATAGGTGCTGTTTCTGCAGCTTATGACGATTCTTTTGTGAGATTGATTTTAAGTGATGGCTATGTGAATGAAACTTTAGAAAACATTGAGGCTGGAGACCCCGTTGCGGTTTATAAAAGTGGTAGCAATTGGGGTAGTTTTATAGGCATTACACTTAATAATCTATATGTTGGAATTAAATCTTTTATATTCGGGGTTTTTGGAGGTTTGGGAACAGGCCTGGTCATGATGTACAATGGCATTATGGTAGGAGCCTTTCAATATTTCTTTTATCAAGAGGGCGTTCTTTGGGAGAGCGTTCGAGGGATTTGGATCCATGGCTCTATGGAAATCTTTGCTATTGTTATTGAAGGCGCTGCAGGACTTATACTTGGTGCCAGCATTCTGTTTCCAAAGACATTTTCTAGACTCACCTCTTTTAAAATGGGCGTTAAAAACGGCGTCAAAATTTTAATAAGCACCTTCCCGTTTACCATCGCGGCTGGTTTTCTAGAAGGTTATGTAACACGCTACTCCAACGTTATGCCCAACTGGCTATCGGTAGGTATTATCTTAGTGACGCTTAGCATGATCTCATTTTACTATCTTGTTTATCCTTTTATCTTAAACGCTAAACTTAAAAACAACCATGCAGCAACTTTATAA